The Campylobacter concisus genome window below encodes:
- the lptB gene encoding LPS export ABC transporter ATP-binding protein yields MHKLEVKDLKKTIKKTEIIKGISLEVNSGEVVGLLGPNGAGKTTTFYMICGLISPTSGDVFLNDEKITNVPLHKRAHLGIGYLPQESSIFKELSVEENLLLGAEILNQSEEEISKRVNEMLNMLNIEPIRLRKGVSLSGGERRRCEIARSLIIKPKFLLLDEPFAGVDPIAVSDIQSIVRDLKKLGIGVLITDHNVRETLAICDRAYVIKDGSLLASGSASEVANNKLVRTHYLGEEFKLLE; encoded by the coding sequence GTGCATAAACTAGAAGTAAAAGATCTAAAAAAGACGATCAAAAAAACTGAGATCATAAAAGGCATATCTTTAGAGGTAAATAGTGGCGAGGTTGTGGGGCTTCTTGGACCAAATGGTGCTGGAAAGACGACTACTTTTTATATGATCTGTGGGCTCATCTCACCAACTAGCGGAGATGTCTTTTTAAATGATGAAAAGATCACAAACGTCCCGCTTCACAAAAGAGCGCACCTTGGCATTGGCTATTTGCCGCAAGAATCAAGCATATTTAAAGAGCTAAGTGTCGAAGAAAATTTACTTCTTGGAGCTGAAATTTTAAATCAAAGCGAAGAAGAGATATCAAAAAGAGTAAATGAGATGCTAAATATGCTAAATATCGAGCCTATTCGCCTAAGAAAGGGTGTTAGCCTAAGTGGTGGCGAGCGCAGACGCTGTGAGATCGCTAGAAGCCTCATCATAAAGCCAAAATTTTTACTGCTGGATGAGCCATTTGCAGGCGTCGATCCTATCGCGGTTAGCGACATCCAAAGCATCGTTAGAGACCTTAAAAAGCTAGGCATCGGCGTTTTGATAACTGATCACAACGTCCGTGAGACGCTAGCTATTTGCGACAGAGCCTACGTTATCAAGGATGGTTCGCTGCTAGCAAGCGGCAGTGCGAGCGAAGTGGCAAACAACAAGCTCGTTAGAACGCACTATCTTGGCGAAGAATTTAAACTTCTTGAGTAG
- the era gene encoding GTPase Era translates to MKSGFVSIIGRTNAGKSSFLNALLNEKIAIVSHKQNATRRKINGIVMNGEDQIIFTDTPGLHESNKAINQLLISQAIKSMGDCDLIVFLAPIHDDTSDYEKFLALNPEKPHILVLTKVDESSNAKVLEKITKYQKFQDKFAALLTFSTKQPTYKKPLLDEICKLLPEHEYFYDPDFLTSTNEKEIFREFILEAIYENLSDEIPYLSDAIIKSVKEKPSITEIFASIITEREIHKSMIIGRNGETIKRIGIFARKLIQNLTGSKVFLKLDVVVKKGWSKEEKSLNKIIGY, encoded by the coding sequence TTGAAATCAGGCTTTGTTAGCATCATAGGGCGCACAAATGCTGGCAAGAGCTCGTTTTTAAATGCTTTGTTAAACGAAAAGATCGCCATCGTCTCGCACAAGCAAAATGCAACTCGCAGAAAGATAAATGGCATAGTTATGAACGGCGAAGATCAGATCATCTTCACCGACACGCCAGGGCTTCACGAGAGCAACAAGGCGATAAATCAACTACTAATTAGCCAAGCGATAAAATCGATGGGAGATTGCGATCTCATCGTATTTTTAGCGCCTATTCATGATGATACAAGTGACTATGAGAAATTTCTAGCTCTAAATCCTGAAAAACCACACATCTTAGTGCTAACAAAAGTCGATGAGAGCTCAAATGCAAAGGTGCTTGAAAAGATCACTAAGTATCAAAAATTTCAAGATAAATTTGCAGCACTTCTTACTTTTAGCACCAAGCAGCCTACCTATAAAAAGCCGCTTCTTGATGAAATTTGCAAGCTTTTGCCAGAGCATGAGTATTTTTACGATCCAGATTTTCTTACTTCAACAAATGAAAAAGAAATTTTTAGAGAATTTATACTTGAAGCGATCTATGAAAATTTAAGCGATGAGATCCCATATCTTAGCGATGCGATCATAAAAAGCGTAAAAGAAAAACCTAGCATTACTGAAATTTTTGCAAGTATCATCACTGAGCGTGAAATCCATAAAAGTATGATCATCGGTAGGAATGGTGAAACGATAAAACGAATAGGAATTTTTGCAAGAAAGTTAATACAAAATTTAACCGGATCAAAGGTCTTTTTAAAACTCGATGTAGTCGTTAAGAAAGGCTGGAGTAAAGAAGAAAAGAGCCTTAATAAAATAATTGGATATTGA
- the hslU gene encoding HslU--HslV peptidase ATPase subunit, whose product MNLTPREIVKFLDDYVIGQKDAKKIIAIALRNRYRRMKLEKSLQDDIMPKNILMIGSTGVGKTEIARRLSKMMGLPFIKVEASKYTEVGFVGRDVESMVRDLATASYNLVKNEQSEKNQDKINAYIEEKIVSKLLPPLPKGASEEKQAEYAKSYEKMLNRLRNGELDELSIEIEVQQNPLEAGSNVPPDMAQMQESFIKIIGIGGKNIKKEMKVKDAKKALQSEANDKILDLESIKTEALRRAENEGIIFIDEIDKVAVGSGSSNRQDPSKEGVQRDLLPIVEGSNVNTKFGNLKTDHILFIAAGAFHISKPSDLIPELQGRFPLRVELDSLDEDALYQILTQPKNSLLKQYIALLSTENVELEFDDEAIKEIARIAHAANEKMEDIGARRLHTVIERVIEDISFEASEKSGEKINVTKELVKERLKDVVEDQDLARYIL is encoded by the coding sequence ATGAACTTAACACCAAGAGAAATTGTTAAATTTTTAGATGACTATGTGATCGGTCAAAAGGATGCCAAAAAGATCATAGCTATCGCACTTCGCAACCGCTACCGCCGTATGAAGCTTGAAAAGAGCTTGCAAGATGACATCATGCCAAAAAATATCTTGATGATCGGCTCAACTGGCGTTGGTAAAACTGAGATCGCAAGGCGTCTTTCAAAGATGATGGGACTGCCATTTATAAAGGTCGAGGCTAGCAAATATACTGAAGTTGGCTTTGTTGGTCGCGATGTTGAGAGCATGGTAAGAGACCTTGCTACGGCATCATATAATCTCGTAAAAAACGAGCAAAGTGAGAAAAATCAAGATAAAATCAACGCCTACATCGAAGAAAAGATCGTCTCAAAACTTTTGCCACCACTGCCAAAAGGAGCAAGCGAGGAGAAGCAAGCAGAGTACGCAAAGAGCTATGAAAAGATGCTAAATAGGCTAAGAAACGGCGAGCTTGATGAGCTAAGCATCGAGATAGAGGTGCAGCAAAACCCGCTTGAGGCTGGCTCAAACGTGCCACCTGATATGGCGCAGATGCAAGAGAGCTTTATAAAGATAATTGGCATCGGCGGTAAAAACATCAAAAAAGAGATGAAGGTAAAAGACGCTAAAAAAGCTCTTCAAAGTGAAGCAAATGATAAAATTTTAGACCTTGAGAGCATAAAAACTGAGGCTTTAAGAAGAGCTGAAAACGAAGGTATCATCTTTATAGACGAGATCGATAAAGTAGCCGTTGGCTCAGGTAGCTCAAACAGGCAAGATCCTAGCAAAGAAGGCGTGCAAAGAGACTTATTACCGATCGTTGAGGGCTCAAATGTAAATACAAAATTTGGAAATTTAAAGACAGATCATATTTTATTTATCGCGGCCGGTGCCTTTCATATAAGCAAGCCAAGCGATCTCATCCCAGAGCTTCAAGGCCGTTTCCCACTAAGGGTCGAGCTTGATAGCCTTGATGAGGACGCGCTTTATCAAATTTTAACTCAGCCAAAAAATTCGCTTTTAAAACAATACATCGCCCTGCTCTCAACCGAGAATGTCGAGCTAGAATTTGACGATGAAGCGATAAAAGAGATAGCTAGGATCGCTCATGCCGCAAATGAAAAGATGGAAGACATCGGTGCTAGACGTCTTCATACGGTGATCGAGCGCGTAATAGAAGATATCAGCTTTGAGGCTAGCGAAAAGAGCGGCGAGAAGATAAATGTGACAAAAGAGCTCGTAAAAGAGCGTCTAAAAGATGTTGTCGAAGATCAAGACCTAGCGAGGTATATACTTTGA
- a CDS encoding RNA polymerase factor sigma-54, giving the protein MLRQKQTLAPKIKLNQTLRSWLPILQSGLDELKETLEPFIKENPFATIEHKNLEKSEKKRNFFEQVSKNSVSESIEALSIYKESLYEKLASQINPPLFPTQKSQDIAYKIIECLDDEGYFSYDNEIFADFYESEVERVRARFAYLEPCGVGAKDIKESFLFQLSEVEASEGIIECAKKIILNFENIEKLRKLKFYDEALKIIKKFKNPPAIEYLEEASQKVPDIFVLSTSSGISVQINDEYYPEILVDTEGLDEKEAFVSSRIKEASELIDALEMRKATLYKIGLMIVEYQYDYFLGGDIKPMKLKDLADELGRNPSTISRAIANKYLSCSRGTVALKNFFSTGFDDEISNAAIKEFLLELIKGEDHKKPLSDLKIQELIQAKFNIQIVRRTITKYRKILNIGSSSQRKRVYQING; this is encoded by the coding sequence ATGCTAAGGCAAAAGCAAACTTTAGCGCCAAAGATAAAACTAAATCAAACACTGCGAAGTTGGCTTCCCATTCTTCAAAGTGGGCTTGATGAGCTAAAAGAGACGCTTGAGCCTTTTATAAAAGAGAACCCATTTGCTACGATCGAACATAAAAATTTAGAAAAAAGCGAAAAAAAGCGAAATTTTTTTGAGCAGGTTAGTAAAAATTCAGTAAGTGAGAGCATCGAAGCTTTAAGCATTTATAAAGAAAGCCTCTATGAAAAGCTCGCCAGCCAGATAAATCCACCACTTTTTCCCACGCAAAAGTCACAAGATATTGCGTATAAGATTATTGAGTGTTTAGACGACGAGGGTTATTTTTCCTATGATAATGAAATTTTTGCTGATTTTTACGAGAGCGAAGTGGAGCGGGTTAGGGCGAGATTTGCCTACCTTGAGCCATGTGGCGTGGGTGCAAAGGATATCAAAGAGAGCTTTTTGTTTCAGCTAAGCGAGGTTGAGGCAAGTGAAGGGATCATAGAGTGCGCGAAAAAGATCATCTTAAATTTTGAAAATATAGAAAAGCTTAGAAAGCTTAAATTTTACGACGAAGCGCTAAAGATCATAAAAAAATTTAAAAATCCCCCAGCTATCGAGTATCTAGAAGAGGCGAGCCAAAAGGTGCCTGACATCTTTGTGTTAAGCACAAGCAGTGGCATAAGCGTGCAGATAAATGACGAGTACTATCCAGAAATTTTGGTTGACACCGAGGGACTAGACGAGAAAGAGGCTTTTGTAAGCTCGCGCATAAAAGAGGCAAGCGAGCTCATAGACGCCCTTGAGATGAGAAAAGCAACGCTTTATAAGATAGGGCTTATGATAGTTGAGTATCAATATGACTACTTTTTGGGTGGCGATATAAAGCCTATGAAGCTAAAAGACCTAGCAGACGAGCTTGGGCGCAACCCATCAACCATATCAAGGGCGATTGCGAATAAATATTTAAGCTGCTCAAGAGGTACGGTCGCACTTAAAAATTTCTTTTCAACTGGCTTTGACGATGAGATCTCAAACGCTGCAATAAAGGAATTTTTACTAGAGCTCATTAAAGGCGAAGACCACAAAAAACCACTTTCTGATCTAAAAATTCAAGAGCTAATCCAAGCTAAATTTAACATCCAAATCGTTCGCCGAACTATCACCAAATACCGCAAAATTCTAAACATCGGCAGCTCAAGCCAGCGAAAAAGAGTCTATCAGATAAACGGCTAA
- the rplI gene encoding 50S ribosomal protein L9, with amino-acid sequence MKVLLIKDVKGLGKAGEIKEVKDGYGNNFLIGKGFAKAATPDVLRQYEAAQKRKAEELKYEIANLEKLKEELAKVTVVIKKTLGANGSLFGSVSKEEIAAELEKTHHLVVEKKAIDMDTHLKAVGLYDVHVKLGHSINASLKVDVQGE; translated from the coding sequence ATGAAAGTATTATTAATAAAAGATGTAAAAGGACTTGGAAAAGCTGGCGAGATAAAAGAGGTAAAAGACGGCTACGGTAATAACTTCTTAATCGGCAAAGGCTTTGCAAAAGCAGCCACTCCAGATGTTCTTCGTCAATATGAAGCAGCTCAAAAAAGAAAGGCTGAAGAGCTAAAATATGAGATCGCAAATTTAGAAAAACTAAAAGAAGAGCTTGCAAAAGTGACAGTCGTCATCAAAAAAACTCTTGGCGCAAATGGCTCGCTTTTTGGTTCGGTCTCAAAAGAGGAGATCGCAGCAGAGCTTGAAAAAACGCATCATTTAGTTGTCGAGAAAAAAGCGATCGATATGGATACGCATCTAAAAGCGGTAGGTCTTTATGACGTTCATGTAAAGCTTGGACACTCGATAAATGCGAGCTTAAAGGTTGATGTGCAAGGAGAGTAG
- a CDS encoding alpha/beta hydrolase: MVRAFKFLLFTLGLTQTLHAGPSQTPEPLSQKAASKFEISTFKISANDEIYKIFTAKLKGQNEFKNVLFLLDANAQFNMLLNEFNGSSAPLIIGIGYDTDKSYEVEKRTRDLTPKADGEEFSKGGGADAFYHFLTKNLVPLIDEKFNVQNSQKSLYGHSFGGLFTLYALLKDEGIFSNFFIASPSLWWGESEILKQNVSEGKFKEKLKAKFVFLSVGELEKRKGKTDKAGILKASDLAQILKQSGVNSHFELFKNETHGSVIPLNLKELLKYLKD, encoded by the coding sequence ATGGTAAGAGCGTTTAAATTTTTGCTTTTTACGCTTGGCTTGACACAGACTTTGCACGCAGGGCCTAGTCAAACGCCTGAGCCACTTAGTCAAAAAGCTGCTAGTAAATTTGAAATTTCGACCTTTAAAATAAGCGCGAATGATGAAATTTATAAAATTTTCACAGCCAAGCTAAAGGGGCAAAATGAGTTTAAAAACGTGCTTTTCTTGCTTGATGCAAATGCCCAGTTTAATATGCTTTTAAATGAATTTAATGGCTCATCTGCTCCACTAATAATAGGCATAGGATATGACACAGACAAAAGCTACGAAGTAGAAAAACGCACAAGAGATCTCACGCCAAAGGCAGATGGCGAGGAGTTTAGCAAAGGTGGTGGCGCAGATGCGTTTTACCACTTTTTAACTAAAAATTTAGTGCCGCTAATTGATGAGAAATTTAACGTGCAAAATAGCCAAAAAAGCCTTTATGGCCACTCTTTTGGCGGGCTTTTCACGCTTTATGCCTTGCTTAAAGATGAGGGCATCTTTTCAAATTTCTTTATCGCTTCACCATCTCTTTGGTGGGGCGAGTCTGAAATTTTAAAGCAAAATGTTAGTGAGGGTAAATTTAAAGAGAAATTAAAAGCCAAATTTGTCTTTCTTAGCGTTGGCGAGCTTGAAAAGAGAAAGGGCAAAACGGATAAAGCTGGCATTTTAAAGGCGAGTGATTTGGCTCAAATTTTAAAGCAAAGTGGCGTAAATTCTCACTTTGAGCTTTTTAAAAATGAAACCCATGGCAGCGTCATACCTCTAAATTTAAAAGAGCTTTTAAAATATCTAAAGGATTAA
- a CDS encoding TonB-dependent receptor domain-containing protein, protein MRKTNFIAICLSVCVANSLFGAEHKDNNETKLDGIVVSASGFSQEIKEAPASISVIKGDELTKDSFTSLHSIAQKVPGVNVVGGEDGAASGISIRGMEKSQTLVLIDGKRVNSSSANPKGGAGDMNSNFIPPAEAIERIEVIRGPMSSLYGSDAVGGVINIITKKDFSKFSGNVGISTTINTHKGIGDGRQGDFYLNLPLYKEFLALQLWGYKKLRDEDNYKGGYQKSDKRNLSAKLWITPDEHNKFFILGSNERHDYSKTVGKSADPDPRKRPLDNYDYEKKSYGVGYLGEFDSLNADISYIYDETQRTSLFDKFIPAKAKNHNFNSKFTTFFGAHTLTFGYDFSKQNVGTTFIVSNASRNGLKDPKTYSMSEHAGFIEDEWQILEEKLFLTLGSRLTHNEFFGNHLSPRAYLVYNATDTLSLKGGIATGYKTPNVNQISPEVGTIQGGWRIVDFGNKDLKPEKSTTYEVGAYYDNQADFRGSVTLFRNEFKDKILDTDGSNVNKIPAFGTCAGAPHVNCPGWGTYFNIEGATVWGVELSGDYDILSNLNLSSNYTYNKSKIKTGNPTINTPRGPMKFSETNLARLDGKSLTATPEHAFHATLAYKPIKSVKTFFTTNYESKLTSVNFGAGNSIRENTKDLLTFDTGVSWDANKHLTLSLNAYNIFDKVRYDEALVGNTYYFYPQEGRRFWFKVAAKW, encoded by the coding sequence ATGAGAAAAACAAATTTTATTGCCATTTGCCTTAGTGTTTGTGTGGCAAATTCTCTTTTTGGAGCAGAGCATAAAGACAATAACGAAACAAAACTTGATGGCATTGTAGTAAGTGCTAGTGGTTTTTCACAGGAGATTAAAGAAGCTCCTGCAAGTATCAGCGTAATAAAAGGCGATGAGCTTACAAAAGATAGCTTTACTTCGCTCCACTCTATCGCTCAAAAGGTGCCAGGCGTAAATGTCGTTGGCGGCGAGGACGGAGCAGCTAGTGGTATCTCGATACGTGGCATGGAAAAATCTCAAACTCTAGTTTTAATTGATGGCAAAAGAGTAAACTCAAGCAGCGCAAACCCAAAAGGCGGAGCAGGGGATATGAACTCAAATTTCATCCCACCAGCTGAAGCGATCGAGCGTATAGAGGTTATCCGTGGCCCTATGAGCTCGCTTTATGGTAGCGACGCGGTTGGAGGCGTTATCAACATCATCACCAAAAAAGACTTTTCAAAATTTAGCGGCAACGTCGGCATCTCAACCACGATAAACACACATAAAGGCATAGGAGACGGCAGGCAGGGCGACTTTTATCTAAATTTACCTCTTTATAAAGAGTTTTTAGCGCTTCAGCTTTGGGGATACAAAAAGCTAAGAGACGAGGATAACTATAAAGGCGGTTATCAAAAGAGTGATAAGAGAAATTTAAGTGCAAAGCTTTGGATCACGCCAGATGAACATAATAAATTTTTTATCCTTGGCTCAAACGAAAGGCATGATTATTCAAAAACGGTTGGCAAATCAGCCGATCCAGACCCAAGAAAAAGACCATTAGATAATTATGACTACGAGAAAAAGAGCTATGGCGTGGGCTATCTTGGTGAATTTGATAGCCTAAATGCCGATATCAGCTACATTTATGATGAGACGCAAAGAACGAGCCTTTTTGACAAATTTATACCAGCAAAAGCCAAAAATCACAACTTTAACTCTAAATTTACAACGTTTTTTGGCGCACACACTCTAACTTTTGGCTATGACTTTAGCAAACAAAATGTCGGCACGACCTTCATCGTCTCAAACGCCTCAAGAAACGGCTTAAAAGATCCAAAGACCTACTCGATGAGCGAGCATGCAGGATTTATCGAGGATGAGTGGCAAATTTTAGAAGAGAAGCTATTTTTAACGCTTGGTTCAAGGCTCACGCACAACGAATTTTTTGGTAACCACCTCTCGCCAAGAGCCTACCTAGTCTATAATGCCACAGATACGCTAAGCTTAAAAGGTGGCATAGCGACTGGCTATAAAACGCCAAATGTCAATCAAATCTCCCCAGAAGTAGGCACTATCCAGGGTGGCTGGAGAATAGTTGATTTTGGCAACAAAGATCTAAAACCAGAAAAGAGCACAACATACGAAGTTGGGGCATATTATGACAATCAGGCTGATTTTAGAGGCTCGGTAACGCTTTTTAGAAATGAGTTTAAAGATAAGATCTTAGACACTGATGGCAGTAACGTTAATAAAATTCCTGCCTTTGGCACTTGCGCAGGTGCACCACACGTTAATTGTCCTGGCTGGGGAACTTACTTTAACATAGAAGGTGCGACTGTTTGGGGCGTGGAGCTAAGTGGCGACTACGACATCCTTTCAAATCTAAATCTAAGCTCAAACTACACCTATAATAAGTCAAAGATAAAAACTGGCAACCCAACTATAAATACGCCAAGAGGACCTATGAAATTTAGTGAGACAAATCTAGCCAGACTTGACGGCAAAAGCCTTACGGCAACGCCAGAGCATGCATTTCATGCAACACTTGCTTATAAACCAATTAAGAGTGTAAAAACATTCTTCACCACAAACTATGAGAGTAAGCTAACAAGTGTAAATTTTGGTGCTGGCAACAGCATAAGAGAGAACACAAAGGACCTACTCACCTTCGATACAGGCGTAAGCTGGGACGCAAACAAGCACCTAACACTTAGCCTAAATGCTTATAATATCTTTGATAAAGTAAGATACGATGAGGCGCTCGTGGGAAATACATATTACTTTTATCCGCAAGAGGGCAGGAGATTTTGGTTTAAGGTCGCTGCAAAATGGTAA
- the tsaE gene encoding tRNA (adenosine(37)-N6)-threonylcarbamoyltransferase complex ATPase subunit type 1 TsaE, giving the protein MVFELLENELDELVRVLPKSGVVLLSGDLASGKTTLVKAIIKAHGIDESVTSPTFSLMQIYGKDIYHYDIYQIGFDGMVKNGLFENLFEDGLHLVEWGDENLEKALKKNGESYTLVKIFPSKNGRKYEVISA; this is encoded by the coding sequence ATGGTTTTTGAGCTTTTAGAAAATGAGCTTGATGAGCTTGTGCGGGTGCTGCCAAAAAGTGGCGTAGTGCTACTAAGTGGCGATCTAGCAAGTGGCAAAACAACGCTTGTAAAGGCGATCATCAAAGCGCACGGCATAGATGAGAGCGTGACATCGCCGACATTTTCTTTGATGCAAATTTATGGTAAAGATATCTACCACTACGACATTTACCAGATCGGATTTGACGGGATGGTCAAAAATGGTCTTTTTGAAAATCTATTTGAAGATGGGCTTCATCTAGTAGAGTGGGGCGATGAAAATTTAGAGAAGGCTCTAAAGAAAAACGGCGAAAGCTATACATTAGTAAAAATTTTTCCTAGCAAAAATGGTAGAAAATACGAGGTTATAAGTGCATAA
- the hslV gene encoding ATP-dependent protease subunit HslV, translating into MFHATTILAYKGKNKSVIGGDGQVSFGNTVLKGNAVKIRKIHNGKVLAGFAGSTADAFNLFDMFEKNLEHTKGDLLKAVIEFSKEWRKDKYLRKLEAMMLVLDRDKIFLLSGTGDVVEPEDGKIAAIGSGGNYALSAARALDKFADIDEEELVKESLKIAGEICIYTNTNIKTYVLE; encoded by the coding sequence ATGTTTCATGCTACAACCATCTTAGCCTACAAAGGCAAAAACAAGTCAGTCATCGGCGGCGACGGACAGGTGAGCTTTGGAAATACCGTCTTAAAAGGCAATGCCGTAAAAATTCGTAAAATTCATAATGGCAAAGTTCTAGCTGGCTTTGCTGGTAGCACCGCTGACGCGTTTAATCTCTTTGATATGTTTGAGAAAAATTTAGAGCATACAAAGGGCGATTTGCTAAAGGCGGTGATAGAATTTAGCAAAGAGTGGCGTAAAGACAAGTATCTAAGGAAGCTTGAAGCTATGATGCTCGTGCTTGATAGGGATAAAATTTTCTTACTTAGTGGCACTGGAGATGTAGTAGAACCTGAAGATGGCAAGATAGCAGCTATCGGAAGTGGCGGCAACTACGCTCTTTCAGCAGCCCGTGCTTTAGATAAATTTGCCGATATCGACGAAGAGGAGCTAGTCAAAGAGAGCCTCAAGATCGCCGGCGAAATTTGCATCTATACAAATACAAACATCAAAACTTATGTTTTAGAATAA
- a CDS encoding RNA-binding S4 domain-containing protein, with product MRVDKFLNVVNITKRRAVSEDMCKSGVVSINGVQAKAAKDVKIGDVITIKFLAREARYEVLAIPTTKSIPKSAQSEYVKEL from the coding sequence ATGAGAGTAGATAAATTTTTAAACGTAGTAAATATCACCAAAAGGCGTGCCGTTAGCGAAGATATGTGTAAAAGTGGCGTTGTGAGCATAAACGGCGTGCAGGCAAAAGCGGCTAAAGATGTCAAGATCGGCGACGTGATCACCATCAAATTTCTAGCTCGTGAGGCGAGATACGAAGTGCTTGCGATCCCAACTACAAAAAGCATACCAAAAAGCGCTCAAAGCGAATATGTAAAAGAGCTTTGA
- a CDS encoding argininosuccinate synthase translates to MKKDVKKVVLAYSGGLDTSIILKWLQDEYNCEVVTFTADIGQGEELEPARKKALALGVKPENIFIEDLREEFVRDYVFPMFRANAVYEGEYLLGTSIARPLIAKRQSEIARLVGADGVSHGATGKGNDQVRFELGYYALGDNLTIIAPWREWDLNSREKLLAYAEKNGIDITKKPGKSPYSMDANLLHISYEGLVLEDPSHAPEDDMWRWSVDPKNAPDKSEIIEIGYEKGDPVSINGKKMSPAEILTELNRLGAKHGIGRLDIVENRSVGMKSRGCYETPGGTIMLKAHRAIESITLDRGAAHLKDEIMPKYAELVYNGYWWSPERNMLQALIDKSQEHVNGSVKVELYKGNVIILGRSSKNDNLFSEAYCTFEEDSVYDQKDAEGFIKLNALRFIIARKNGRKFD, encoded by the coding sequence ATGAAAAAAGACGTAAAAAAAGTGGTTTTAGCATACTCTGGCGGACTTGACACAAGTATCATTTTAAAATGGCTTCAAGATGAATATAACTGCGAAGTAGTTACATTTACAGCTGACATCGGACAAGGCGAAGAGCTAGAGCCTGCACGTAAAAAAGCCTTAGCGCTTGGTGTAAAGCCTGAAAATATTTTTATAGAAGATTTAAGAGAAGAATTTGTACGTGATTATGTATTTCCAATGTTTAGAGCAAACGCAGTCTATGAGGGTGAGTATCTGCTTGGCACATCGATAGCGCGCCCGCTAATAGCAAAACGCCAAAGCGAGATCGCAAGACTTGTTGGCGCTGATGGTGTGAGTCACGGGGCAACAGGCAAAGGCAACGACCAAGTTCGCTTTGAGCTTGGATACTACGCACTTGGCGATAATCTAACCATCATCGCTCCATGGCGCGAGTGGGATCTAAATAGCCGTGAAAAACTTTTAGCATACGCTGAGAAAAACGGCATAGATATCACTAAAAAACCAGGCAAGAGCCCATACTCAATGGACGCAAATTTACTTCACATAAGCTACGAAGGTCTAGTGCTCGAAGATCCGAGCCACGCACCAGAAGATGATATGTGGAGATGGAGTGTTGACCCTAAAAATGCCCCAGACAAGAGCGAGATTATTGAGATCGGCTATGAAAAAGGCGATCCAGTAAGCATAAATGGTAAAAAAATGAGCCCAGCTGAAATTTTAACCGAGCTAAACCGCCTTGGCGCAAAACACGGTATCGGCAGACTTGACATAGTAGAAAACCGCTCAGTTGGTATGAAGAGCCGCGGCTGCTACGAAACTCCAGGCGGTACGATAATGCTAAAAGCTCACCGCGCGATCGAGAGCATCACGCTTGACCGCGGTGCGGCTCACTTAAAAGATGAGATCATGCCAAAATACGCCGAGCTAGTCTATAACGGCTACTGGTGGTCACCTGAGCGAAATATGCTCCAAGCGCTCATCGACAAGAGCCAAGAGCACGTAAATGGCTCTGTAAAAGTTGAGCTTTATAAAGGCAATGTGATCATCCTTGGCAGAAGCAGCAAAAATGATAATCTATTTAGCGAGGCATACTGCACGTTTGAAGAGGACAGCGTTTATGACCAAAAAGATGCAGAGGGATTTATCAAGCTAAATGCACTTCGCTTTATAATCGCACGCAAAAATGGGCGAAAATTTGACTAA